Proteins encoded by one window of Kribbella italica:
- a CDS encoding DUF485 domain-containing protein has product MEDDAVRERDARAYEAVHETADFTELKRRYKNFVVPWTITFMVWYLAYVACNNWARDFMSTRVVGHINVALIFGLLQFVSTFVIAFLYGRFANRKLDPLASGLNAKYKRERRR; this is encoded by the coding sequence ATGGAAGACGACGCAGTGCGTGAGCGGGACGCCCGCGCCTACGAAGCGGTGCACGAGACGGCCGACTTCACCGAGCTGAAACGCCGCTACAAGAACTTCGTGGTGCCCTGGACCATCACCTTCATGGTCTGGTACCTGGCCTACGTGGCCTGCAACAACTGGGCCCGCGACTTCATGAGTACGCGGGTGGTCGGGCACATCAACGTCGCGCTGATCTTCGGCCTGCTGCAGTTCGTCTCCACCTTCGTGATCGCGTTCCTCTACGGCCGGTTCGCGAACCGCAAGCTCGACCCGCTGGCGAGCGGGCTGAACGCCAAGTACAAGAGGGAGCGCCGCCGGTGA
- a CDS encoding class I SAM-dependent methyltransferase, which produces MTTDDPRPERARSFGAVAAAYDAGRPTFPAEALAWVLGPGRRQVLDLGAGTGKLTAVAAALGHDVVAVDPSEEMLAVCRTVPGVDTMVGAAESIPLAHGSVDAVIVGQAFHWFDHARALPEIARVLRPNGVLGLLWNHYDTVVPWVRRLHRAILGEDFLAGTDQFDPMPILLQSDLFAQVETGRFRHWHDLDRGGLRQLALSHSRVSVLTESRRESVLEQIDGIYDGTARPPEPLRMPYFTNCYRTWPSDLANYRRTLDAPVAPPL; this is translated from the coding sequence ATGACCACCGACGACCCCCGACCTGAGCGCGCCCGCTCCTTCGGCGCCGTGGCGGCCGCGTACGACGCGGGCCGCCCGACGTTCCCCGCCGAGGCGCTGGCGTGGGTCCTCGGTCCGGGGCGCCGGCAGGTGCTCGACCTGGGCGCCGGGACCGGCAAGCTGACCGCTGTGGCGGCCGCGCTAGGCCACGACGTGGTCGCGGTCGATCCGTCGGAGGAGATGCTGGCGGTCTGCCGTACGGTGCCCGGCGTGGACACGATGGTCGGCGCGGCCGAGTCGATCCCGCTCGCGCACGGCTCGGTCGACGCGGTGATCGTCGGCCAGGCCTTCCACTGGTTCGACCACGCGCGGGCGCTGCCGGAGATCGCCCGCGTCCTGCGGCCGAACGGCGTACTGGGTCTGCTCTGGAACCACTACGACACCGTCGTCCCGTGGGTCCGGCGGCTGCACCGCGCGATCCTCGGCGAGGACTTCCTGGCCGGCACCGACCAGTTCGACCCGATGCCGATCCTGCTGCAGTCCGACCTTTTCGCCCAGGTGGAGACCGGCCGGTTCCGGCACTGGCACGACCTGGACCGCGGCGGCCTGCGCCAGCTCGCCCTGTCGCACTCGCGGGTCTCGGTGCTGACCGAGTCCCGCCGCGAGTCGGTGCTCGAGCAGATCGACGGGATCTACGACGGCACCGCCCGCCCCCCGGAACCGCTGCGCATGCCGTACTTCACCAACTGCTACCGCACCTGGCCGAGCGACCTGGCCAACTACCGCCGCACCCTGGACGCGCCGGTCGCTCCCCCGCTCTGA
- a CDS encoding cytidylyltransferase domain-containing protein, giving the protein MKIGIITQARATSTRLPAKVLLQAGGRTFLQHHLDRLAATGLPVIVATTTNSDDEPIVEQTTAAGFPVFRGSELDVLARFAGAIREHELDGVVRVTSDCPLIDPGVITEGADRFEAEAADNLYVSNCLERTYPRGMDYEIFSGPRLLQADADATIQADREHVTSYLHQNRTGDMRLLNMPWDGGDASQYRLTLDTPDDRQLLTTLIEEFDAADLNCADLVAIMGKHPELHAMNEHIEQKKLGD; this is encoded by the coding sequence ATGAAGATCGGGATCATCACCCAGGCCCGCGCCACCAGCACGCGACTGCCGGCCAAGGTGCTGCTGCAGGCCGGTGGCCGGACGTTCCTCCAGCACCACCTGGACCGCCTGGCCGCGACCGGCCTGCCGGTGATCGTGGCCACCACCACGAACTCCGACGACGAGCCGATCGTCGAGCAGACCACGGCGGCCGGGTTCCCGGTGTTCCGGGGCAGCGAGCTCGACGTGCTGGCCCGGTTCGCCGGCGCGATCCGCGAGCACGAGCTGGACGGCGTCGTCCGGGTCACCTCGGACTGCCCGCTGATCGACCCGGGCGTCATCACCGAGGGCGCCGACCGGTTCGAGGCGGAGGCCGCCGACAACCTGTACGTCTCGAACTGCCTGGAGCGGACCTACCCGCGCGGCATGGACTACGAGATCTTCTCCGGCCCGCGCCTGCTGCAGGCCGACGCCGACGCGACGATCCAGGCCGACCGCGAGCACGTCACGTCGTACCTGCACCAGAACCGGACCGGCGACATGCGGCTGCTGAACATGCCCTGGGACGGCGGCGACGCCTCGCAGTACCGGCTGACGCTGGACACGCCGGACGACCGGCAGCTGCTCACCACGCTGATCGAGGAGTTCGACGCGGCGGACCTGAACTGCGCCGACCTGGTCGCGATCATGGGCAAGCACCCGGAGCTGCACGCCATGAACGAGCACATCGAGCAGAAGAAGCTCGGAGACTAG